From Apium graveolens cultivar Ventura chromosome 9, ASM990537v1, whole genome shotgun sequence, the proteins below share one genomic window:
- the LOC141685689 gene encoding uncharacterized protein LOC141685689 has product MTKWVKARPLATIFEEAEKKIMLEQVILRFGIAKICVPDNGTQFNGNKFKTFLHDFGIQRKFSFVGHPQGNGVIEAVNKIIFNEIKKRLGEAKGLWVEELLWVLWAYRTTLRSSTGEIPFRLAYGTDALLPIEVSLDSYHTKVFIVESNEVGLRANIDLLKEERKASHQRNLKYQLQAAQYYDSTVKNIVSSSVT; this is encoded by the coding sequence ATGACCAAGTGGGTTAAAGCTCGACCGTTGGCCACTATTTTTGAAGAGGCGGAAAAGAAGATTATGTTGGAACAAGTAATATTAAGATTTGGCATTGCTAAAATTTGTGTCCCTGACAATGGTACCCAGTTTAATGGAAATAAATTTAAAACATTCTTACATGACTTCGGGATCCAGCGAAAATTCAGCTTTGTGGGTCATCCTCAAGGAAATGGGGTGATTGAAGCCGTAAATAAGATCAtcttcaatgaaatcaaaaagaGGCTAGGTGAAGCAAAGGGTCTATGGGTCGAAGAACTTTTATGGGTCTTGTGGGCTTACCGGACAACACTAAGGTCTTCCACGGGTGAAATACCCTTCAGACTAGCCTATGGAACCGATGCTCTCCTCCCAATTGAAGTAAGCCTTGACTCTTATCACACTAAAGTTTTTATTGTTGAAAGCAATGAGGTTGGCTTAAGAGCTAATATAGACCTCTTGAAAGAAGAAAGGAAAGCATCCCATCAGAGAAACCTCAAGTACCAACTTCAGGCAGCCCAATACTATGATTCGACTGTGAAAAACATAGTTTCTTCATCGGTGACCTAG